One genomic window of Hymenobacter sp. J193 includes the following:
- a CDS encoding nucleotidyltransferase domain-containing protein, which produces MYARIQTALTQLEATRNIRILYACESGSRAWGFPSPDSDYDVRFIYAHPAGWYLTLDDGPDTLNFPVDAELDLAGWELRKTLKLLRGTNAALFEWLQSPVVYREAAGFRAALQPLLPLCWNARAGLHHYAGLMRRGVTDDLTGEDVRLKRLFYALRSTLAARWIQQRPAEVPPMEFSALRQLLPPELNGSVDELLARKATANEKTTVPRPAALVAFLQAEYETAVAARDTLPVARHTDPTPELDALFRAWLVVARLRYSGFVNGVAAFTQDTYRVVCKPILWICASAWRRRWPSRVPGRRRWRPAFA; this is translated from the coding sequence GTGTACGCCCGCATCCAGACCGCCCTCACCCAGCTCGAAGCCACCCGCAACATTCGCATTCTGTACGCCTGTGAGTCGGGCAGCCGGGCTTGGGGCTTTCCTTCGCCCGATTCCGACTACGACGTACGCTTTATCTACGCCCATCCAGCCGGCTGGTACCTGACCCTGGACGACGGACCCGACACACTCAACTTTCCCGTAGATGCGGAGCTGGACCTGGCCGGCTGGGAGCTGCGCAAGACGCTGAAACTACTGCGCGGCACCAACGCGGCTCTTTTCGAGTGGCTCCAGTCGCCGGTGGTGTACCGAGAAGCGGCTGGGTTTCGGGCGGCGCTGCAGCCGCTGCTGCCCTTGTGCTGGAACGCCCGCGCCGGCCTGCACCACTACGCCGGCCTGATGCGCCGCGGCGTAACCGACGACCTGACCGGGGAAGACGTGCGCCTGAAACGCTTGTTCTACGCCCTGCGCTCCACGCTGGCCGCCCGCTGGATTCAGCAGCGCCCCGCCGAGGTGCCGCCGATGGAGTTTAGTGCGTTGCGCCAGCTGCTTCCACCGGAGCTGAATGGCAGCGTAGATGAGCTGCTCGCCCGCAAAGCCACCGCCAACGAGAAAACCACCGTGCCGCGCCCGGCCGCTCTGGTGGCGTTTCTGCAGGCCGAGTACGAAACCGCCGTTGCCGCCCGCGACACCCTGCCCGTAGCGCGCCACACTGACCCCACGCCGGAGCTGGATGCGCTGTTCCGGGCCTGGCTGGTAGTAGCTAGACTCAGATATAGCGGTTTCGTGAACGGTGTAGCTGCTTTTACACAAGATACGTACCGCGTTGTATGCAAGCCTATTCTTTGGATTTGCGCCAGCGCGTGGCGCAGGCGCTGGCCGAGCCGGGTGCCCGGCAGGCGCAGGTGGCGGCCCGCTTTTGCGTGA
- a CDS encoding IS630 family transposase codes for MQAYSLDLRQRVAQALAEPGARQAQVAARFCVSLAFVGKLLRRQRHTGSLAALPGRGGPPRCLDAAAQAWLVVQVGRQSDATLAELRDALAADTGQRVSVGVIWRVLDEHGLRRKKSLHATERDTQRVHELRRQYVETVSARGDVHRFYFLDETGLRLDYTRRYARAVGGRRAGGAVPLRRGKSLTLIGALGVRGLKAVQVLDGALDQRRFAFYISQVLGPQLRRGDVLVLDNLPVHKLGGLQEELARRGVEVLFLPPYSPDFAPVEQAWSKLKTKLRQAQARTRQALEQALQTAIDWITSRDAKAWFNHCGYHVHRS; via the coding sequence ATGCAAGCCTATTCTTTGGATTTGCGCCAGCGCGTGGCGCAGGCGCTGGCCGAGCCGGGTGCCCGGCAGGCGCAGGTGGCGGCCCGCTTTTGCGTGAGCCTGGCCTTCGTGGGCAAACTGCTGCGTCGGCAGCGGCACACCGGTTCGCTGGCGGCGCTGCCCGGCCGGGGCGGGCCGCCGCGGTGCCTGGACGCGGCGGCGCAGGCCTGGCTGGTGGTGCAGGTCGGGCGCCAGTCGGACGCGACGCTGGCCGAGTTGCGCGACGCGCTAGCGGCCGACACGGGGCAGCGGGTGAGTGTGGGCGTCATCTGGCGCGTGCTGGACGAGCACGGGCTACGCCGCAAAAAAAGCCTGCACGCCACCGAGCGTGACACGCAACGCGTGCACGAACTGCGGCGTCAGTATGTGGAAACAGTGAGCGCGCGCGGCGACGTGCACCGGTTTTACTTTCTGGACGAGACCGGTCTGCGCCTAGATTACACGCGGCGTTACGCGCGGGCCGTGGGCGGCCGGCGCGCGGGCGGGGCCGTGCCGCTGCGGCGCGGTAAGAGCCTGACGCTGATCGGGGCGCTGGGCGTGCGCGGGCTCAAAGCCGTGCAGGTGCTGGATGGAGCGTTAGACCAGCGCAGATTCGCCTTCTACATCAGCCAAGTGCTGGGTCCGCAACTGCGCCGCGGCGACGTGCTGGTGCTCGACAACCTGCCGGTGCATAAGCTCGGCGGCTTGCAAGAGGAACTGGCCCGGCGCGGCGTCGAGGTGCTGTTTTTGCCGCCCTACTCGCCCGACTTTGCCCCCGTTGAGCAGGCCTGGAGCAAGCTCAAAACCAAGCTCCGTCAGGCCCAAGCCCGTACCCGCCAGGCGCTGGAGCAAGCGTTGCAAACCGCCATCGACTGGATTACCAGCCGCGACGCCAAAGCCTGGTTTAACCACTGCGGCTACCACGTACACCGTTCATGA
- a CDS encoding nucleotidyltransferase domain-containing protein translates to MTISDLRRRGLILFEAISGSRAYGTDLPHSDTDLKGVFILPETEFYGLDYVPQVANDTNDEVFYELRRFVELLLKSNPTVLELLGTPADCVVYRHPLFSAFRAEDFLSKLCRQSFAEYAVAQIRKARGLNKKINHPEPPQRKSVLDFCYVTVGAGAQPVAAWLARQGYEAAQCGLANVNHLNDLYAVFVDDTPDRRYNYRGLVRDPETSQDVLLSAVPKGEDPVAYLSFNRNGYSTYCRVYREYQEWEQKRNPERFQNTVQHGKNYDAKNMLHVFRLLRMAEEIATEGHIHVRRPDREFLLQIRRGEFSYEELVMEAEALVARVEAAFAASALPEAPDQAAAEQLLVHTRRAWYAQL, encoded by the coding sequence ATGACCATTTCCGACCTGCGCCGGCGCGGCCTGATTCTCTTCGAGGCCATCAGCGGCAGCCGCGCCTACGGCACCGATTTGCCCCACTCCGATACCGACCTGAAAGGCGTATTTATCCTGCCCGAAACCGAGTTCTACGGCCTCGACTACGTGCCGCAGGTGGCCAACGACACCAACGACGAAGTGTTTTATGAGCTGCGCCGCTTCGTGGAGCTGCTGCTCAAAAGCAACCCCACGGTGCTGGAGCTGCTGGGCACGCCCGCGGATTGCGTGGTGTACCGGCACCCGCTGTTCTCGGCGTTTCGGGCCGAAGATTTCCTCTCGAAGTTGTGCCGCCAGAGCTTTGCCGAGTACGCCGTGGCCCAGATCCGGAAGGCGCGGGGCCTGAACAAGAAAATCAACCACCCCGAGCCGCCCCAGCGCAAATCGGTGCTGGACTTCTGCTACGTGACGGTGGGCGCCGGGGCCCAGCCGGTGGCAGCCTGGCTGGCCCGCCAAGGGTACGAGGCCGCGCAGTGCGGGCTGGCCAACGTAAACCACCTCAATGACTTATACGCGGTGTTCGTGGACGATACCCCGGACCGCCGCTACAACTACCGGGGCCTGGTGCGCGACCCGGAAACCTCCCAGGACGTACTGCTCTCGGCCGTGCCGAAAGGGGAGGATCCGGTGGCGTACCTGAGCTTCAACCGCAACGGCTACAGCACCTACTGCCGGGTGTACCGCGAGTACCAGGAGTGGGAGCAGAAGCGCAACCCCGAGCGGTTCCAGAACACCGTGCAGCACGGCAAAAACTACGACGCCAAGAACATGCTGCACGTGTTCCGGCTCCTGCGCATGGCCGAGGAAATTGCCACGGAAGGGCACATCCACGTGCGCCGCCCCGACCGGGAGTTTCTGCTGCAGATCCGCCGGGGCGAGTTCAGCTACGAAGAGCTGGTGATGGAAGCCGAGGCGCTGGTAGCGCGGGTAGAAGCGGCTTTTGCGGCCTCCGCCCTGCCCGAAGCGCCCGACCAAGCCGCCGCCGAGCAGCTGCTGGTACACACGCGCCGGGCCTGGTACGCGCAGCTGTAG